In Archangium violaceum, the following are encoded in one genomic region:
- a CDS encoding serine/threonine-protein kinase, giving the protein MSDVEPRGRGDADTGSTEEAPTLIRTQDPVPMPTDPDLDVLGEAATQVRSLAPPPPAREPAPRPSGPVSLAPGQTLAGRYTVLNSLGRGGMGEVVAAYDSRLDRRVALKRLRRELDSSQSPQDLEARLLREAQAMARLSHPHVVAIYDVGTLEDGSIFIAMEMVEGQTLRRWCEQAPRSWREILAVYLAAGRGLAAAHEAGLVHRDFKPDNVLVGNDGRVRVTDFGLARAESSPAPEALPSITPLSLPQGALDSPLTLHGTLLGTPRYMAPELLRAGSADARSDLFAFCVALYEALYGRHPFAGATQAESIRAQREGRVNPPPSDSDVPGWVARMLLQGLSADPAQRPASMKELVAALEIDPMRRRQARRRMAALMALVAGLTGLAVWGWMMREEEETGCAHVERRLAGTWDETVKARVQQAFLGTRLPYARDTFARVSVLLDGYAGTWVKLRTEACEAGQDGATSPRDPAVLQVYCLERRRGQLRALTELFARGSDPGKLSKAVQAAQSLPPLEACADVQSLMATVPPPEDAAARARAQALQEQVDRLETLWLVGEYREGLSLGEPLLRQVEKLGHPPLQAQALYQVANLKDAMGDYAGAEEMARKTIPLAARSKDLVLVAQTWSLLFRVVGWRQAHHQEALDMKLALESAVECADDDRTRADSLNQLGNVFQQMGRYEEARAQYERSLALRLKVLGPEHLLVAVSLNNLGTVLGELGKYEESRASYERALAIREKILGPDNPLVANSYSNLGTAFDAMMKYEEARVLYERALAIREKVLGPEHPDVATPLNNLAIALDAMGRYEEAQALHERALALREKVLGPEHPDVAISLGGLGNVLRGMGRYEEARALHERALALREKALGPEHPDVASSLNDLGLVLQAMGRYEEARARHERALLLQEKALGASHPDIAFSLNELGSTLRKMGRYEEARARQEQVRILREKALGPSHLLVADSLGSLGRTLVRLERWDEASRALERALALWEKESKPPRQGYTESLLGMGELLLARGRTADALPRLQRALELAPADLRSEVQSALERTHERTAQGPVP; this is encoded by the coding sequence ATGAGCGACGTGGAGCCGCGAGGGAGAGGGGACGCGGACACCGGCTCCACGGAGGAGGCTCCTACCCTCATCCGGACCCAGGACCCGGTGCCGATGCCGACCGACCCGGACCTGGACGTCCTGGGGGAAGCCGCCACCCAGGTCCGCTCCCTCGCCCCGCCGCCGCCCGCCCGGGAGCCCGCGCCCCGCCCGTCCGGGCCCGTCTCCCTGGCACCCGGGCAGACCCTGGCCGGCCGCTACACGGTGCTCAACTCGCTCGGCCGCGGCGGCATGGGCGAGGTGGTGGCCGCCTACGACTCGCGTCTCGACCGGCGCGTGGCCCTCAAGCGGCTCCGCCGCGAGCTGGACTCCAGCCAGTCCCCCCAGGATCTCGAGGCCCGGCTGCTGCGCGAGGCCCAGGCCATGGCCCGCCTCTCCCATCCCCATGTGGTGGCCATCTACGACGTGGGCACATTGGAGGACGGCTCCATCTTCATCGCCATGGAGATGGTGGAGGGGCAGACGCTGCGGCGCTGGTGCGAGCAGGCCCCGCGCTCCTGGCGGGAAATCCTGGCGGTCTATCTGGCCGCGGGGCGGGGGCTGGCGGCCGCGCACGAGGCGGGCCTCGTGCACCGCGACTTCAAGCCGGACAACGTGCTGGTGGGCAACGACGGGCGGGTGCGGGTGACGGACTTCGGCCTGGCGCGAGCCGAGTCCTCCCCGGCGCCAGAAGCCCTCCCGAGCATCACGCCCCTCTCCCTGCCCCAGGGTGCGTTGGACAGCCCCCTCACCCTGCATGGCACGCTGCTGGGCACGCCACGCTACATGGCGCCCGAGCTGCTGCGAGCCGGCTCCGCCGATGCGCGCAGTGACCTGTTCGCCTTCTGCGTGGCCCTCTACGAGGCCCTCTACGGGCGGCACCCCTTCGCGGGCGCCACCCAGGCCGAGTCCATCCGCGCCCAGCGCGAGGGGCGGGTGAATCCCCCACCCTCCGACTCGGACGTCCCCGGATGGGTGGCGCGCATGCTCCTCCAGGGCCTGAGCGCGGACCCCGCGCAGCGCCCCGCGTCCATGAAGGAGCTGGTCGCGGCCCTGGAGATCGACCCGATGAGGCGGCGCCAGGCCCGGAGGCGCATGGCGGCGTTGATGGCCCTCGTCGCGGGACTGACGGGGCTGGCCGTCTGGGGCTGGATGATGCGCGAGGAGGAGGAGACGGGATGCGCACACGTGGAGCGCAGACTCGCCGGCACCTGGGACGAGACGGTGAAGGCCCGGGTGCAGCAGGCCTTCCTCGGCACCCGCCTGCCCTACGCGCGGGACACCTTCGCGCGAGTGTCCGTGCTGCTCGACGGATACGCGGGCACCTGGGTGAAGCTGCGCACGGAGGCCTGCGAGGCCGGCCAGGACGGGGCCACCTCACCGAGGGACCCGGCCGTGCTCCAGGTGTACTGCCTGGAGCGGCGGCGCGGTCAGCTCCGAGCCCTGACGGAGCTGTTCGCCCGCGGCTCGGATCCGGGGAAGCTGTCGAAGGCCGTGCAGGCGGCGCAATCGCTGCCGCCGCTGGAGGCCTGCGCGGATGTCCAGTCGTTGATGGCGACGGTGCCTCCGCCGGAGGACGCGGCCGCGCGCGCCCGGGCCCAAGCGCTGCAGGAGCAGGTGGATCGCCTGGAGACGCTGTGGCTGGTGGGCGAGTACCGCGAGGGGCTGTCGCTGGGCGAGCCCCTGCTGCGCCAGGTGGAGAAGCTCGGCCATCCCCCGCTCCAGGCGCAGGCCCTGTACCAGGTGGCCAACCTGAAGGACGCGATGGGCGACTACGCGGGGGCCGAGGAGATGGCGCGGAAGACGATCCCCCTGGCCGCGCGGAGCAAGGACCTGGTGCTGGTCGCCCAGACCTGGAGCCTGCTGTTCCGGGTGGTGGGGTGGAGGCAGGCGCACCACCAGGAGGCGCTGGACATGAAGCTGGCGCTGGAGTCGGCGGTGGAGTGCGCGGATGACGACCGCACCCGCGCGGACTCGCTCAACCAGTTGGGCAACGTGTTCCAGCAGATGGGCCGGTACGAGGAGGCGCGGGCGCAGTACGAGCGCTCACTCGCGCTCCGGTTGAAGGTGCTGGGGCCCGAGCATCTCCTGGTAGCGGTCTCGCTCAACAACCTGGGCACCGTGCTCGGGGAGCTGGGGAAGTACGAGGAGTCACGGGCATCGTACGAGCGTGCCCTGGCCATCCGGGAGAAGATCCTCGGACCCGACAACCCCCTGGTCGCGAACTCCTACAGCAACCTGGGCACCGCTTTCGACGCGATGATGAAGTACGAGGAGGCGCGCGTGCTGTACGAGCGCGCCCTGGCCATCCGGGAGAAGGTGCTGGGACCCGAGCACCCCGATGTCGCCACGCCCCTGAACAACCTGGCCATCGCACTCGACGCGATGGGCCGGTACGAGGAGGCCCAGGCGCTGCACGAGCGCGCCCTGGCCCTGCGCGAGAAGGTGCTGGGGCCCGAGCATCCCGACGTGGCCATCTCCCTTGGAGGCCTGGGCAACGTGCTGCGGGGAATGGGCCGGTACGAGGAAGCCAGGGCACTGCACGAGCGCGCCCTGGCCCTGCGCGAGAAGGCGCTGGGGCCCGAGCATCCCGACGTGGCCAGCTCGCTCAATGACCTCGGACTGGTGCTCCAGGCCATGGGCCGGTACGAGGAGGCGCGAGCACGGCATGAGCGCGCGCTGCTGCTCCAGGAGAAGGCCCTGGGGGCCAGTCACCCCGACATCGCCTTCTCGCTCAACGAGCTGGGCAGCACGCTCCGGAAGATGGGCCGGTACGAGGAAGCGCGGGCGAGACAGGAGCAGGTACGGATCCTCCGGGAGAAGGCGCTCGGCCCCAGTCACCTCCTGGTGGC